The Nicotiana tabacum cultivar K326 chromosome 5, ASM71507v2, whole genome shotgun sequence sequence AAGCCTGCAACTGTCGGGaagagaaaaaaagggggaaTGACTATTCCCTACCTTCTTTGTTGTGTATATATAGCTTTCATTATATGACATAGGCTGATATTGCGCTCTATCGTTAATATGTAGAGATAAGAGGGGGAACCCCGCAATTTGTATCTTTTGTATTTCTGCTTGTTGGAGTTTAAATTGGGTCAATTCAACCCCGGATTTGCCCTTAGGCTTGCGTGCTTTAACCGCCTTCGGGTTCAGTCTCTGAGTTAGGATCCGACTCGAGCTTAATTTACCCTTGAGTTTTGCGTTTGTATGGGCTGGCGATGATGGTTTTTATTTCTTGCCCTTGGTCGTTTGTTGTTTCGACTTTTTTGGGTCCAGTGTCCGAGTCGCGTTAcgactcgagcttcaattgaccctcaagttttttcgaTCTTCAAATCGGCGATAGTGGCCCTTATAttttttggtcgttgagaccttttgaTATGTGGCACTAAGgcttgtatagttaactattttggatccggtctccgaatcgggttacgactcgagctcattttaatcctcaagttgtcaattttcaagccGGCAACAATgactcttacgctgtttggtcgtagagaccttttagtgtgcggcaCGTAGGCTCGTTttgctggcgacaatggctcttacgctgttttgcccgtaggctttttgtaggctttgttttccgctcgttaaggtcttttgaaataattttgcctgatcCGTCATCGAttctggaagaacctcgatttcaagtcgttatcagCGATGgttgagcacctcggaaggtttttAGCTCGTAGGTTGAGTAGATCGATGCATTGCGATTTGGTGCCGATATGGTCGAAGCTTATTttttgcctattgagggaagcctgttttaaccggttcttttcgaagtatattcgtagtagtggcctgcgattttatttagcgacggtcgggcatcctcgagtcacgttaatttggctgtatcagccgttttgaccatagtcatatgtgtttggatggagccattttttatcccgagtgatagtttaggcatctacaccgagggtatgccctttcgggattcttacaaatgcgacatatatgCTAAACTTCAGGATTTTCatgtctgttgaggtcttacagtttgtcatgcctgttgaggtcttacagtttgtcatgcctgttgaggtcttacagtttttgttgtaatgtagaatagatctggttacgctGAGTCTGCCcactaggggtcttacagtttcggatTTTCCAGTGCATGACAATTAATGAAAGTCTCCGAGCCATCGAGTTTGTTTAAACTCGAAGGCCGTTTtttgtgagctcggagttgccttgtaGGGGATTTATGAGCCCgaagttccgaccctggggtcgtgcgggtgccgaattgttgacgctaagtcttCGAGTATCTCAGGACGCAGTTGGTGAAGAGGCCTTCGCCGGAAGCATGTTGAAATCCCCCTTTCTGGAGTACAAGatgctgaaagatattctttattgcttaGCATAGATATATGTTGTAAATACATGCCGTTTTGTTGTTGTGATCTCGGCCCGCGCAGGCGTGGCTCCTTGGACCGTTTGGTCTGATGCATTATTCCCTATTGGGGCTTCGTTCGTCATTTTTTGGCGCGGGGCCGTTTGTAAAGAAAGTCTCGTAGGCTTGCTAGATCCTTCTTTGGAAGTGCATcaatgttgcctcgttaaaaacacTTGCAGGTAAAAACCTGTTTCGGGATAAAAAATccgatcaaaggaaaagagtgtagCGGACGCTTTGAAGCCTCAGAATCTTCAATCCAAGGTATCGTCCTGATTACCTTGGTCATTATCATGTACAAGAGTTACTGTGAAGTAGAAAGTGGGAAGAGGGATGTGCGATTATACCTTGGTGACGACGGCGCTTCTCGAGTTCTGGCGCTTATTCGGCGGTTGCTAAGTGGTCCTTTATTCGAACGCGTTCGGGGCGATCATCAAAAAATTGTGTGGACGACGTGTTGAGGCTCGTCTATTTTGTTTCCTTTTGCTATTTCTCCATCTCGCAATTGATTTTTATCCCGGTTGCTGAGAAGTTCTCAGAGGTGCCTGTTGTCGAGCAATCGGGCCACTTCCTCTCGAAGCTGCCTGCAATCTTCGGTTCGGTGTCCGTGCGAGTTGTGAAACTCGCAAATCAAATTGTAGTTCTTGTGGGAAGGATCTTGGGCCATCCGGTGTCTCTGATTTTGCTAATGGCGAACACAATGTCTAACACATCGACGTTGAAGCTATACTCTGATAGGCGAGGTGCCCCCATTGGCCCTGCGTATCTGTCAAAGCCACCCCTGTTGAGGGGTACCCAAGGGTTCTATCCTTGGTTCACCGGTCGGCCGCTGCGGGGTGGATTACGCTTTGGAGTGTTTCTCCTATCATCGAggtatggttggtacctttctttATTCGGTCTTGACTTTTTCGCCAAAAGCTTGCTCGGGTATattgagcccgaaggggctcccagctggtcatcctcaaccctaatctttgactggtatcggttgtggacgttgGAGCAGGATACTCGATCAGGTTCTCTTTCAGCTGCCTCAatgccaccgagcttcgttcattcaggccttgaATAAAGGCATGCACTACCCAGTCGTTGGAGACCGGGGGAGCTCCATTCGTTCTGTCTGAAAACGAGACACGAATTCTCTCAACatttcgttctccctttgcttaatctTGAATATGTTGGACTTCCTTGTTTCTACCTTGATGTCGCCAGCGTGCGCCCTCACGAAAGAGTCCGCCAGCATGGAGAACGAATCTATGGAATTGGGAGCCaggttgtggtaccacatcatggccctcttcgagagcgtttctccaaatttcttcagcaggaCTGACTCGATATCATCGTtctttatgtcgttgccctttacCGCGCACGTGTAGGCGATGACGTGTTCATTGGGATCCGTGGTCCCGCTGTATTTAGGGAGTTCTGGTATTCTGAACttttttggaatgggtttcggagcctTTTCCTCCGGGAACGGTCGTTGCACGAACTTTCTCGAATCTAtacctttcaggaccgggggtgctcCTAGGATCTGATCCACCCTAGAGTTGTAGATCTCGACCTTTTCATCGTTGGCTGCAATTATTTTCTCACTCGATTGATCCTTTTgatgagttcctcgagcatcttcactaTGGCAGGGTCGGCCACTGGCCCGTTATTGCTTGACCTTTTAGGTACTAGCTCGGAAGGGGGAGCTGTTACTAGTGGCgttgtgctgggagtcttcggatggctttgcAACTGGGCAATGGCCAGTTGCtgtgcctgcaatatttcaaaaataacatgaagactaacttcctgttcttctggggccggggttttttgagcttcctaTCAGTCACTGTTCTGTATGCTCCCGTCGGTGTGAGAAGTTTCGTCGACTTGTTGTGCGTCCTGTGAATCCGCATCCACTAGAATCGGTCCGGGCGCGTTATCGGGATTCTGTGGCGGTGCTCTAGCGGCTGGTACAACCACGCCATTTTCCCCATGGTTtttgaggttgtcgttctcgactccgtttaccgagccagacatatTGAcatgaaatcaaaggatcttcgacaagaaaaagtgtgaaagataatgtgtgttTGTGCAATGagaccagcaagaaaataatcagtattatttttagccccacggtgggtgccaaactatttaccatgaaaatggtaacaacaattaaattgttaaatgagattctaaaaatacgtgatctattctcgagctggTTGTTAAagcagatgatgctaagaatgtgGAGTGTAATGatgaaatacaagctaaaacgaggcagtaatcaaaccgaggggcctgTTACCCGGATGTAGGACTGGTCTATGGGGGACCTCAGGGTCGATGTTCGGgttgagctcgagctatcggtGGTAATTGgaaatgggataacagttaagatacgATTAAACAAggatctttatggccaatactaagcaatataatgaagaacaagtaagagagCGATAAATATTAAAGTGGTCTTGACCAGAGAGGATGAGTGagtttagaaagaagagagagagagatattattgcacttatgGAGAAATGGAGCAATATCAGTcctttacaaagtggcatggattccccttatataggagagggaataccATATACTACAAAGCgtattgaatgtaaagatacggggatgggacggctaggcaTGGTACTAGTGTTTACTTATTCTAGCTGCTCGCCTCGGGAACCCCCCGTCCTCGGAATCTTCATTGGGTCTTGAAAAAATTTTGTATCCTCAGAATCTTTGCGGGGTTGCGGACGAACCTCAAGGGAGGGAGCTCGATCGTGATCCTGTAGCCTCTATATGCCGATATGACTTCCCGAATGCACTTTAACAGCGAGAAATAGACTCCcctgatttcaccgcatacaaCATGTACTGCATAAATATTTCTAGCCTTGTCATTGTGAGATACAAATTTCCTACCAATCTTTGATAGGGCCCTCCATCTCCTAGATTCTCATCTCCTTCATAGTTGTTTTGCTTGTCATATTCTGTTGTAGTGAATCTCTGGTTACATTCCATTGGTGTGCTTGCTGGCGTTGATCCTGTCAATCCAAGCTTACTAATCAACTCCAATGCTAACTTCCTTTGATTCATCAAGATTCCCTTTTTAGATCTTGCTATCTCAATTCCAAGAAAGAACCTCAATTCTCCCAGTCCTTGATTCTTATATCATATTTTGATCATTCCAAGTAATAATAAGATCATCTACATACATTAAAATGATTACCATTCATGTGCCCCTTCTTTTTGTAAACAATGAGTAATCAAAGTGGCTTTGTGTGAGGCCTGAGTTGATAAGTGATTCAGTCAACTTCAAGTTTCACTATCGTGAAGCTTGTTTCAAGCCATACAAGGATTTGTGTAGCCTACATACTTTCTTCCCCTAGATAGAAAATCCCTGCAGCAAGCACATGTACACCTCCTCAGTCAAATCCCCTTGGAGAAACGCATTGTAAACATCCATTTGTTGTAGTTTCTAGTTGTGTGCTGCAGCTAATGCTAGAACAACTCTGACTGTTACCATTTTAACCACTGGGGAAAAGGTTTCTTGGTAATCTAGTCCCTCTATCTGGTCGTATCCCTTTGTCACTAGCCTTGCCTTGAACCTTTCTATCTCACCACTTTCTTTGTACTTTATCTTGAACACCCATTTGCATCTAATAGGTACCTTGCCTTTTGGTAGGTCTACTAGTGACCAAGTGCCATTTTTCTTAAGTGCATTTAGCTCTTGATCCATTGCTTCTATCCACCTGGGCTTTGTCATTGCTTCCTCATAACTGAGAGGTTCTTTCGTGGCAAtgaatttggacagataaatttGAGAGCTCGCTAAGAGAGCTTGGTGACTAAGGTACTCTTCCAAAGGATATCTACTGGCTGCCTTTGTTAAATGTTTTGTGGAGGTGCCTCtacatatataatcatgtatccATATGGGTTCTTTCACTGGTCTTGTTGATTTTCTTAGTTGTTCTTCTCCTCTAGGAGGTCCAAAATCTGTTAAAGGGAGGACTGGATGATCTTGATTATTGGCAGGTGCATCaggtgatggtgcttgttgaggAATAAAATTCTCTCCCTCTGAATGTTGTTGTAAGTCTACTGAAGGTGAAATTCCAGGGGTTGAGATCACTCCTTCTGATGTTGTTGCAGCTTGTGTTGGCTTCTCAAGTGATATCTCTATTCTGGGGAATCAGTGTGTGATATCACACCATTTGGATAAACCTACAGCCTTCCTTCTTTTAGTAACTGGAAAGGAAATATGTGCTCCATGAACGTAACAACCCTGCTAAAAAAAATTGGTTAGTTAAAATATTATAGAGTCCGTATCCTTTTTGTGTAGAGGAGTATCCCATTAAAACAGCTACTATGGATTTGGCTACAAACTTATCAACTCCTCCTATTTTCTGGCAAAACAGAAGAAACTTATAGTCCTCATATGTTGCAAAGATAGTGGCCTTCCATATAGGATCGCAAATGAAGATCTTCCTCCCAACACTGACAAAGGAAGACTGTTGATTATGCAAATAGTAGCATGAACACATTCTCCCCCAAAACTTCAGGGGTAGATGACCTTGAAGTCTTATTACTCTAGCCACCTCTAGGATGTGCAGGGGTTTGGTTCAACCACTctgatgttttaacttcaatattACACAAAAGGTGGGTGATTTGTGTGATGTCCGATTTTTtgcttaaactgattatggaaggacctggttcttctaagtgttccttaacctactattaCAGAAATAGTAAatgtagaaagtaaagaacacaagtattttacatggaaaacacctagctcaaaaggtaaaaaaaccatGACTTACTTcctagtaggattttcccaaactctccactaaatcactgaaCTAAAAACTGCATTTATAAAACACTTTTGTAGACCTTGGACTAACTCTAACCCCGTTGTAGCAaacagcctctaactgttgcgacaacttcaagttaactctaacttgaatactttgAGTACCTATTATAATttcctctagataaagctgaaggTACAATATAAAAACATCTACTACAactgaactagaataaaagacaaacactTGGAACTGaatcttctatctggttcatgtagcttcaggtttgcacacttgaatcacacacgaattgcttgcaaaatgccttgctattttgctctcaattcctatttaacttctgcatttgtgcATTACCTATAAAATGAGAatatcctgcaatatatagagttagtagatgaagaaataactacaGTTCTagtgctactcttccttggtggaagagttctagttaatctcaacttctaactccttctcTATCTTGAACAATGTTCtatttgagtaaggagtccttctccttatcaattatgcaaccttttcgatcaggagatatcaaatATGCCAAGTTAAGCTTGACTCCTTCACGTTCATCCCACATGTTCGAATTTGCCCTTTTCTATACACCACAagggatgaacctggttcatgcctgagcttccgttgtcaatcttcaaaactaacattcacttgggccaacaaattccccctttttgatgatgacaaactcggTGCTTTTTATAAGCTTAGGCCCTAtttcaacttagctcaacatcaacacaatgtttgaaatatttttcttttttatcattAATCATCAAGGACCATGcacattaggttataaacatcactatTCAAAATATAAAGCATAacctttttcccccttttggcatcatcaaaaagttgcataaaaatgtgagataaccagattttaaactTACTCATGGCTACTGGGGATACTTCAAATGCAaacatggattaatcatcatagatcaagctaagaatttcaaccatcaaagaaatataaacaaacagttagagaaaaaacagtgaatttcattgatgattgataagattctaccaccaagcataaaaagaaataaaaatactgaaaatatgagaaaaaaaaaaacaaaaagtccCAAACTGGATCACTGgttgatctacactaggctaggaggcttaaggctGGGAAGAACTAGGTGCTAGGTTTTTGACTTGGAGGAGTTTCAACATATCTTGAaaaatgccatcattcttctccttttctctttcCAGCTCTAGTTCTGGGAACATCTCTCTCAGTCTCTACCTtagtcaacctcttctttagtCTCTCAATCTTAacatccttagccccactctcATGCACCAAGGCTCTGACCTTGCTATTGACTGGTTCCTTCTTGAAAGAACCAGGTTTATTAGGAGTGGTATGGACCTCACAGTCACAAGCAATTAGAAATTTTGCCCCAAAGTGATATTTACTTGTAGCCACCTCCCACTTCTTCAGAGGCACCGTAAAATGTGCAAGCACAGCTGTGAGAATGAAGCCATAGGGAATGGCATGAGACTTGGTGCCATTGATAACCCTATCAAGAATCTGGATTATAAATCCAGGCCAATTAATCTGCTTCCCACTATTCAAACACTCCATCAGTACCAAGTTCATGAAGTTTGCAATGACATAATTGCCAAACTTAGCCATCTTGTCCTTCTCAGTATCTGAatcatcttcctcttcctctccGCTCCATTGTTCTTCTTCAacaatttttacctttttagttTTCACTACAAACCTGGTCTTTTTTGCCATGGTGGATGGTTCAGCTGATGTTGACTTAGAAGTAAACTTCTTAGTGGAAGTATTGGCTTTCTTGGGTTTGGTAGTCTGAACCTCCACCTCTTCATTCACATCTTCATCTTGTGGACCAAGTCCATCTCATCAACGTCAACAGCCTAAACAGGCTCACCCacctttttcttccctttttcaatcttttttccttttgctttCTTCCAAGGATCTTTGCAAGTTTTCCTCATTCTGCTTTAGCTGACTTCTTGTGGCTCTTCTTCTTGTGGGAGGAATTTCAACAGTGTCAGAAGGGGcagcctttcttttcttgttagCCCTAGAAGTGCTAGGGGTCTTAGCCATGGAAATTCTTGTCTTCTTTGGGTTGTAACTCTCACTCACTTTCTTCAATaggtctgtgagggtttcttctactgatgaaccaggttcatctacattttgtgagcacgtgatttttgcctcacgcgAACCACtcctaaaaattcaaaatcaaataaatctttctttttgtgtgcaattttgtgaatttttgtgatattttttgtaattgtttgcatttgtgtgtgtgtgtttgttggttaaattaatgaaaaatacaaaacatatatattgcatgtgcatttaggataaCTCATAAAGATCACGAATGCCAAAATTAGGGTTAACCAAGTAAATAGTTGTTTACGAAAGtgaaaaaaaatcacaaataGCGTACTTcgcattttagtgtttaatgccaaaattgtgtgatttttcttttaatttggtatttagttatttgtgataataactacttagagttaattaatatttatagGATAATTTGGCCAAAGTTAAATTTAggcttgtattttattttaattataaagaaaatcgaaaaaaaagaaattaagaagaggaaaatctggtttgGGCCAATTTGGTAAGAATCCCAGGCCCAAAAAAAAACCCACCCCAGACCCAATCCAGTCCGGCCCAAAACCCGCCACGACCTGACCCAAACCCGTCCCCGACCCGGATCCCTCTTAAAATAACCTAGACCTACACCCTTCAGTAAACAGCCGTAGGAGACCCATCACCCCACCCCCTCAGGTCATCTTCTTCGAACCACCCCATCCCCCAAACGATTGTCCTTGATCTCTTCAACAATCGACGAACCAGACCACTCTTCAACTCTACCTCTCATCAGATCGGCAACCAAACGAGCCAGACCCCGTTGCAGCCGCTCCCTCTACACTCAAACTCAACGACCCCTGAAGCTCGTCTTCTTTGGCGAGGCCTGCCCCACCAGCTCCTACATTCACCAGGTCTCGCCGGAAATGGCAATCAATGGTGATGAAAGGCCATGGACGTGACTGAAACCTTCGTTAATCGTTTGAGTTTTCCGGCAAGGCATTTGGTTTTCGAGTCGAAGTCCTAGCAACCGATTCAAGGTACAATTCGAAGTCCGATTCAGTTGTTGCACGTGTTTTGTCTTCGTCGCTGGGTCTTGCGCACAATTCAGTCCGAACCCATCTTTGTAATTACTGATTTTACTCATTTAAAAAGTCATCTCAGGTTCAATATATTTCTCTTTTTTACATCTGTTTGATAGTCGATTGGGAAAATGTGATAAGAGTTATGCTAATCCATCTATAAACATAGGTCTGTGAGTAATTTCAGTTGAGGTTGGATTCGGAGTTAGCATTTATTCTCGATTCATGTTTGAAAATTGTATTTGATATGTCATTTTGCTATTTGGAATCCTGTATTCACTGTCTTGATTTGCCTCGAGCACGTTCAGATAACAAAAGGCTAATTTGAATGTTCGTTTTCTATGTCTCGGATGCCTTTAGTTGTTTATGGTGTTGAAATATCTCTTGGGATTTAAGTTTTCTCGAGTTGAAATGGACGATTTGTCCGGCTTCAAGATTTGTTTGAATAAGTCTGAACCAACGACGCATATTCTCATGGTTTTCTGTTTGGTTCTCTGTTTGATTCTCATCATGCCTAATCGTTCTGTTCTTTCCTTTGGGATATGCATAACAATTTGTGTAGAGGGTCTGAACTAAGTTGGGGATATTTATTTGTCTGAAAGAATTCAAATCCCAACTTTGTTTGAAATTAATTAGGAAGCCTTTAAGATAGCCTaagaattgtttaataaaaaggtGTATCTCACCTACTTAAGAAGTTGCTAGCACATGGTAGGATCAGTCTAGGGattaatttaataaaaaggggaTTAGCAATGCAAAGGACACCATGTTCAATACTTTTAAGAGTTAGAAAGTAAGACAACATGGGGGAAACATTTAAAAAGCTAAAATAATACAATTATAAAGAAAAGATGAGCTGGAAAGGGGGGAGGCTGGAAGTTTAAAAAGGGGAGAACAATAGACTTGAAAGAGGAGGGAGATAGGCATTGAGAGAGGGACAGCAGTTTAGTATTCTGAAAATAGGGGAGAACCCGAAAAAAAAACTCTGAAAATAACAAAACAGCTGAGGATATCCGACAAAATACGGTTTCATTTGAGTTTTTGCTTTGCAAATTGCAATCTTCACTTCCTGAACCAATTCTCTGATTGTTTGGACTTCGAAATGGTTTGAGGTCTATTCATTTGAAGTCGGGCGTTGTTGTTTGCTAGGTTGTTTGTGTGTTCGAAACTGGAATTTGGTTTGCTAaacttcagttttttttttttggggttcAAAAATTGGTTGGCTGGTTTACTCCTAGTACTGGAATCTGGAACTCTGTTTTGTTGTTGCTGTCTACTGATCCCTCATTTCTTCTTGCTTTCCTTTATTCCCATGTATTCTTTTGAAACTATCATGGAATTGAAGTTTGACTAAAGTTGTGCAAAGATCCGAAAGTTTGAGTTGGAGTTCAAATGGAAACTTTAAACTCTTTCTGTAATGGCTGTTGATTTCAGTTGTCTTGTGTGATTAAATTCTGTAGTGATTTAGTTTATATTAAACATCTCGATGTTTGCAAGTTAATTGTTGAATTGAAATCATTTGGAGTAGGGATTTAAGGTATGAAAACGGTGTATAGAGAAACATGTGATAAATGTATACTGACTTCGAGGGAAtccaattaaaaagaaaaagagcatCTGCCGTGGAATTGTTTATCCACTTGAATTTgccgtttgaatttttttttatcaaatcaATCAGCTTGAGTGTTCACAAATATGTAGGAGAATTGACAGAACAGGGGTTGTTTTGTTTGCTCTATAAAGGAAAATGCCCACTTCTTGCTTTACTGTCATGTTTTAATTATGGACGTTTACCTTATAGTACAAAGGTTTAAAATTGCAATCATAATGTTCCAATCGATTTGGGAAAATCATGCTAGATACGTTAAAAGGGGGGAAACAgaagagaattttatttgatatcGAGGTTGTCCGCTCGAGGTCCTATTCAGTGAATCAAGATTAACTAAGgtccattttttttaattgttaaatttGTATCTTCATTTTACACTTCTCTGGTACTGATTTGTGTCAAGCTTAAATAAAATAAGATGTATTAATATGGTCTTGCATGTCCGATTAGTTCTTTAGTTTTGGAAgctttgaattttaaattttgcataCTCTGCTCATTTGCGTtgaaaatagttaaaatatctagGATTTGGATTCCCCTCTTTTATATGTTGGTTGAttcttaaac is a genomic window containing:
- the LOC142180922 gene encoding uncharacterized protein LOC142180922, encoding MCSCYYLHNQQSSFVSVGRKIFICDPIWKATIFATYEDYKFLLFCQKIGGVDKVVTFMEHIFPFQLLKEGRLIEISLEKPTQAATTSEGVISTPGISPSVDLQQHSEGENFIPQQAPSPDAPANNQDHPVLPLTDFGPPRGEEQLRKSTRPVKEPIWIHDYICRGTSTKHLTKAASRYPLEEYLSHQALLASSQIYLSKFIATKEPLSYEEAMTKPRWIEAMDQELNALKKNGTWSLVDLPKGKVPIRCKWVFKIKYKESGEIERFKARLVTKGYDQIEGLDYQETFSPVVKMVTVRVVLALAAAHN